The following are from one region of the Alicyclobacillus fastidiosus genome:
- the ispG gene encoding flavodoxin-dependent (E)-4-hydroxy-3-methylbut-2-enyl-diphosphate synthase has translation MYRREQTKPVRVGDLTIGGSNQVIIQSMTMTKTADVKGTVEQIHRLEDAGCQVVRVTVNTKEAAAAIKDIKRQIHIPLVADIHFDYRLALEAIENGIDKVRINPGNIGKRDRVEAVVNACKERGIPIRIGVNAGSLERHILERYGYPTAEGMLESAKHHVAILEDLDFDDIIISMKASDVPLAIEAYRLAAETFRYPLHLGITESGTLFSGTIKSSAGLGTLLGMGIGNTVRVSLSADPVEEIKVARELLKTFHIVSDAVTIVSCPTCGRIDIDLISIANEIEAYTQNIKAPIKVSVLGCAVNGPGEAREADIGIAGARGEGLLFRKGEVVRKIPEADLVTELKREIDAMAKRYQETGSID, from the coding sequence ATGTATCGTCGAGAACAAACGAAGCCGGTGCGCGTGGGTGATCTGACCATCGGTGGAAGCAATCAAGTCATCATCCAGAGTATGACGATGACGAAAACGGCTGACGTCAAAGGTACGGTGGAGCAGATCCACCGCTTGGAAGACGCGGGATGCCAGGTCGTTCGCGTAACGGTGAATACGAAGGAAGCAGCTGCAGCGATTAAGGACATCAAACGGCAAATCCACATTCCGCTCGTCGCGGATATTCACTTTGACTATCGCTTGGCCTTGGAGGCCATTGAAAACGGCATTGACAAAGTGCGAATCAATCCCGGGAATATCGGGAAGCGGGATCGCGTAGAGGCGGTTGTCAACGCCTGCAAGGAGCGCGGAATTCCTATCCGCATTGGCGTGAACGCGGGATCGCTGGAGCGGCACATCCTCGAACGGTACGGCTATCCGACTGCAGAGGGCATGCTCGAGAGCGCGAAGCACCACGTCGCCATTCTCGAAGATCTCGACTTTGACGACATCATCATCTCGATGAAGGCGTCGGATGTCCCATTGGCGATTGAGGCATACCGCCTGGCCGCGGAGACGTTCCGCTATCCGCTGCACTTGGGCATCACCGAATCCGGAACGCTGTTCAGCGGGACCATAAAGAGCTCGGCTGGACTTGGCACGCTGCTCGGTATGGGCATCGGGAATACCGTTCGCGTGTCGCTCAGCGCCGATCCGGTGGAGGAGATCAAGGTTGCCCGTGAGCTGTTGAAGACGTTCCACATCGTTTCCGACGCTGTGACTATCGTCTCCTGTCCGACGTGCGGGCGAATTGATATCGACCTCATCAGCATCGCGAACGAAATTGAAGCTTACACGCAGAACATCAAGGCGCCAATCAAAGTATCGGTGTTGGGCTGTGCGGTAAACGGTCCTGGCGAAGCGCGCGAGGCGGATATCGGCATCGCGGGCGCCCGCGGCGAAGGACTCTTGTTCCGCAAAGGAGAGGTCGTTCGCAAGATCCCAGAAGCCGATCTCGTAACCGAACTGAAGCGGGAGATCGACGCGATGGCGAAGCGGTATCAGGAAACGGGTTCCATCGACTGA
- a CDS encoding YjzC family protein, which translates to MGEWSEFNPGYEVPNTGVYIEVGEHPDSGDLTAPQRVHLHKGDKFPRTTNGNRKWRRIKTNKKH; encoded by the coding sequence ATGGGAGAATGGTCTGAATTTAACCCAGGCTATGAAGTGCCAAATACAGGTGTCTACATCGAGGTTGGCGAACATCCGGACAGCGGAGATCTGACAGCTCCACAGCGCGTACACTTGCATAAAGGGGACAAATTCCCGCGAACGACCAACGGAAATCGCAAGTGGCGTCGCATCAAGACCAACAAAAAGCACTGA